Within Candidatus Obscuribacterales bacterium, the genomic segment GGATTGAAGAAACCCTGGCAGAAGAAAGCCCCATACCTGTAGACGACGTTCCATCCTAAGCGCGATCGCTTCCATCTAGACTCCCACCCAAGAAGTGGGCAAAGCGAGGCATTTCTTCCTATGCTGGAGGAGATGCCTCAACCTTTTTTAGGAACAGGCGATATTCTCTGACTCGAACTCTGACTCGAAGGAGTACAACCTATGCCTGGTTTTGGCGATTTGGTGCAAAAAGCATTCTATTTAGGCGTTGGCATCGCGTCCTATGCCGGTGAAAAAGCGGGAACGACCTTTACGGAACTGCGATCGCAAGCCCAAAAGCTGGCGGATGAAATGGTGGCTCGGGGTGAAATGACCACCGAAGAAGCTAAGCGTATGGTGGATGAAATGGTCAGCAAGGCCCAACAAGTCCCCAACGCCAGCACAAACACGCCCCCAGCCCACTCCGGCGAACCCCGTCGTATCGAAATCCTTTCCGATGACGATGAACCAAGCCCCGAAGCCGTTGACTCTCTACGCGATCAAGTAACCCAACTGCGTGATGAACTCAACCGCCTCAAGAAAGATTCCTAGCTACAGGCTCACTCCGCTCCTGCCACACACACCGCTTCGGTCACCGAGAGGCGATCGCTAGCCCTCATCCACAGACCTAGTCTGCACGATAACCGGCCGGTTGGGCTGAGTGGAGACCATGCCCAACCTCACTGTTACAGGTCAAAACAATGAACGATTGGTACAACGACTGGTGGAAAGCCTGGGATGGCATGGCAGACCAAGTCGAACAGTTCTGCCAAGATGTTTCCGAGCAACTGGACGAAGTGGCTGACTTTTTGATGGACGCCACCGCCACCATCGTCAACGACGTTGAAGCGGCGATCGCCCCCCAGCTTGACGACCTCGATAGCCAGATCAGTCAATGGCTCAACCCAATCCTAGAAACTTTTCTAGACCTAGACGAACCCATAGACAACGACTTCTTCTATCCCATGTATCCGCCGGTGGAGCCTAGGAGCGATTACCATCCGGCCTGCATCGGCTGCCAGCACTACCACGGCCAAGTCTATGGCAACACCCTCCTCGTCTGCGGCATGCATCCCTACGGCTGGGACGGCGACACCTGCCCCGACTGGGAACCACCCCAAATACCTAACCCCTAAGACTATAAGGACTACGCTAGCTAAGCGAAGCTGTTTGTGCAACGTCTTCCGAAGGGAGCAAGCCAAAACCCACCCGTGTTCCCTGAGCGAAGTCGAAGGGAACACGCACGCGTCCCGCTACAGAGTAACGTCCTGTTGCAGCATACCAGCCTCCTCTAGATCCGGCAGATCATCCGTCAACGGATCCACCGGCGGCTGCATCTGTTGCATCGCCTCCCGCGTCTTCCAGCCCGCCTGCCATAGATGCCGATCCTTGAGAGCATTAGCATTTAGCCAAAACCGCACCGTCGGATCACAAGACGCCACCAGTTCTGCAAATACCCAGCCCTGCTCATTTTTGCGATTTACCACTTGGAAATGTCGCCATCCCCAAGTGCTTTGCAGCGACGTCCATTTTGAACCGAGTAGGTGGGGAAATCGTTGCTTCTTCGCCATACTGCTGTCCTAACTCACCAATCCCGATCGCAACGCCCGCACTGCTGCCTGGGTGCGATCGCTCGCACAGAGCTTACTCAAAATATTACGCACATGGGTTTTCACCGTGCCAATCGAAATTTGTAGTGCGTCTGCGATCGCGGCGTTGTTATGCCCCGCCACGATCAGCTCCAGCACCTCCAGCTCCCGATTGGTCAACGGATCTGCATCAATCAGCTCCTCATACTGGGGACTGACGGCATCAATCGTTGTTTGGCGATCGCTCTCCAAATCCGGTCGCGGCTTTTGGGTTTCCTGTAGCACAATCCGAGCGATCGCTGGATCAATCCAGGCATTACCCTGGTGGGTCGCCTCAATTGCCTCCACCAGTTTATCCAGCTTTACATCCTTCACACTGTAGGAATCGGCTCCCGCCGCAAACGCCGCCAGCACCGAATCCTCACTGTCATGCATCGTCAGAATGAGAACCTTCGTTCCCCCCTGCCCATCCTGGGATAACTCATCCCCAGCCATTTGCTGAGCCTTAAAGCGGCGCGTCACCTCAATGCCGTCCATGTCTGGCAAGCCAATATCCACGATCGCCACATCCGGATTCAAATGCTGGAGTAGCGCTAAACCGCGCTGTCCATCCGCCGCATCCCCCACGATCTCAAGCTGGCTATATTGCTGCAGTGCAGTTTTCAGCCCCACCCGGGTCAAGTCATGATCTTCAACTAATACAACTCGAATCTTACTCATCAATCGATCATATAGATATAGATAGTTGGTTTCAGTATGCCGTATTTTTGTAGCGACCTGTTGTTCGGAACACCGCCCTCGATCCATACGATTGGTGCAACGAATGCTCTAGACTGAAATATCGAACTCCAGTCTTAGAAAAGGGAAGCAATCATGCGGCTGTCTCAGATGCTCTTTGTCACGTTGCGGGAAGATCCAGCCGAAGCCGAGATTCCTAGCCACAAGTTACTCCTGCGGGCCGGCTACATTCGCCGCATCGGCAGCGGTCTCTACGCCTACCTGCCCTTCATGTGGCGCGTCTTGCAAAAAGTGTCGCAGATTGTCCGCGAAGAAATGAACGCTACCGGTGCCCAGGAATGCCTGCTGCCCCAACTGCAGCCCGCCGAACTCTGGCGCGAATCGGGCCGCTGGGATACCTACACCCAAGCCGAAGGCATCATGTTTGCCCTCGGCGATCGCCAAGAGCGAGAACTGGGCCTTGGCCCCACCCACGAAGAAGTGATCACCGCGATCGCCCGTGATCTAATCCGCTCCTATCGCCAACTGCCCGTCAATCTTTACCAGATCCAAACCAAATTCCGCGACGAAATTCGCCCCCGCTTCGGTCTGATGCGCGGCCGCGAATTTATCATGAAAGACGCCTATTCCTTCCATCCCGACACCGACAGCCTGGATCAAACCTACAGCGCCATGCACGACGCCTACTGCAACATTCTGCGGCGTACTGGCCTGGCCTTCCGCGCCGTCGATGCCGACTCCGGAGCGATCGGTGGCTCCGGCTCCCAAGAATTTATGGTGCTGGCCGATGCTGGAGAAGACGAAGTTCTCTACACCGACGATGGCAACTACGCCGCCAACGTCGAAAAAGCCGTCTCCCGCCCCGCCGATGCCCTGCCCTCCACCTACACCGCCTACGAAAAACTTCAAACCCCCAACACCCCCACCATCGCCAGCCTCTGCGAATTTCTCAACTGCTCCCCCACCCAGATTGTTAAAAACGTCCTGTACCAAGCCACGTTCGACAACGGTCAGACCGTCCTCGTCTTGGTGAACATTCGCGGCGACCAAGACGTCAATGAAGTCAAGCTCACCAACGAACTCACCAAACTGGCCCCCACCTACGGTGGCAACACCGTCATTGCCCTCACCGTTCCCGATGCCGACCAGCAAAAAAACTGGGCCGCCAAACCCCTGCCCCTCGGCTACATCTCCCCTGGCCTGGCCGACGACTACATCCAACCCACCGCCAACCTCGCGCCCAAATTTCTGCGCTTGATGGACCAAACCGCCACCGACCTGAAAAACTTCGTCACCGGCTCTGATGAGTCCGGCTACCACGTCGTGGGAGCCAACTGGGGCAGCGAAATTCCCCGGCCAACGACCGTCGTCGATGTGCGCACAGCCCAGGCCGGCGATCGCGCCCTCCATGACCCCAGCCAAATCCTAAAAAGCGCTCGCGGCATTGAAATCGGCCACATCTTCAAACTAGGCACCAAATATTCCCAAGCCCTAGGAGCCACCTACACCAACGAACAGGGCGAAGACCTGCCCTTGGTCATGGGCTGCTACGGCGTCGGCGTCTCCCGCCTCGCCCAGGCCGCTGTTGAGCAATCCTACGACAAAGACGGCATCATCTGGCCCGTGGCGATCGCCCCCTACCATGCCATCGTCGTCGTGCCCAACGTCACTGACGCCGACCAAATGGCCGCCGCCGAACAGCTCTATGCCGACCTCAACGCGGCCGGCGTGGAAACCCTCCTCGATGATCGGGATGAACGAGCCGGCGTCAAATTCAAAGACTCCGAACTCGTGGGCATTCCCTTTCGCGTCGTCACAGGGCGATCGCTCAAGCAAGGTAAGGTAGAAGTAGTGAAACGCGCCGACCGTAGCGCCCAAGAGTTAGCCCTTGCCGACGTCGTCCCTACCCTCAAACAATGGGTCACCGAGGCCCTGAACGCCTGATGGAACTGATCACCGTCCTGCTCACCGGATTCATCAGCGTCCTCTCCGCTGGCGGGGTGGTGATCGACCAAGTTGCTACCACTGCCCTTGAGGATCAGCTGCACGATGCCGAGCAGCTTGACGTCCGCATCGACAATACCCCCAGCTACCAGCTTGTCAACGGCACCCTCGATCGCGTCCGCATCGCCGGCCGCGGCCTCTACCCCGTCGAAGACGTGCGCATCCACCTCCTCGACATCGAAACCGATCCCATCCATCTCAATGCCCCCGACCTGCGCCGTGGCACCCTCACCCTAGAGGAACCCCTACGCGCC encodes:
- a CDS encoding response regulator transcription factor — protein: MSKIRVVLVEDHDLTRVGLKTALQQYSQLEIVGDAADGQRGLALLQHLNPDVAIVDIGLPDMDGIEVTRRFKAQQMAGDELSQDGQGGTKVLILTMHDSEDSVLAAFAAGADSYSVKDVKLDKLVEAIEATHQGNAWIDPAIARIVLQETQKPRPDLESDRQTTIDAVSPQYEELIDADPLTNRELEVLELIVAGHNNAAIADALQISIGTVKTHVRNILSKLCASDRTQAAVRALRSGLVS
- a CDS encoding TIGR02450 family Trp-rich protein, producing MAKKQRFPHLLGSKWTSLQSTWGWRHFQVVNRKNEQGWVFAELVASCDPTVRFWLNANALKDRHLWQAGWKTREAMQQMQPPVDPLTDDLPDLEEAGMLQQDVTL
- a CDS encoding phasin family protein, coding for MPGFGDLVQKAFYLGVGIASYAGEKAGTTFTELRSQAQKLADEMVARGEMTTEEAKRMVDEMVSKAQQVPNASTNTPPAHSGEPRRIEILSDDDEPSPEAVDSLRDQVTQLRDELNRLKKDS
- the proS gene encoding proline--tRNA ligase, which encodes MRLSQMLFVTLREDPAEAEIPSHKLLLRAGYIRRIGSGLYAYLPFMWRVLQKVSQIVREEMNATGAQECLLPQLQPAELWRESGRWDTYTQAEGIMFALGDRQERELGLGPTHEEVITAIARDLIRSYRQLPVNLYQIQTKFRDEIRPRFGLMRGREFIMKDAYSFHPDTDSLDQTYSAMHDAYCNILRRTGLAFRAVDADSGAIGGSGSQEFMVLADAGEDEVLYTDDGNYAANVEKAVSRPADALPSTYTAYEKLQTPNTPTIASLCEFLNCSPTQIVKNVLYQATFDNGQTVLVLVNIRGDQDVNEVKLTNELTKLAPTYGGNTVIALTVPDADQQKNWAAKPLPLGYISPGLADDYIQPTANLAPKFLRLMDQTATDLKNFVTGSDESGYHVVGANWGSEIPRPTTVVDVRTAQAGDRALHDPSQILKSARGIEIGHIFKLGTKYSQALGATYTNEQGEDLPLVMGCYGVGVSRLAQAAVEQSYDKDGIIWPVAIAPYHAIVVVPNVTDADQMAAAEQLYADLNAAGVETLLDDRDERAGVKFKDSELVGIPFRVVTGRSLKQGKVEVVKRADRSAQELALADVVPTLKQWVTEALNA